A DNA window from Bacteroidia bacterium contains the following coding sequences:
- a CDS encoding T9SS type A sorting domain-containing protein, with protein MKRLIYLLALVSIVAVTYAQNLQVPISIPKWSIQAVKEVPYPRSPLLQQNGTNYKTTTLGERWYNYVEASQIVHGNSSLPEIFYMFPDSNIQARFGPTVAYPMLHGYALMLDPSATVFGNSLVPGSSNLTILRSGTSTSGVYTYYLDSLVIPYFYQRPPSMPTSIKDTVVLQIIPCSRYVAPASTVGIPAQTPMMTEGGGLANSWENYFFSPTGALWLHRYGEDTVNFTALGFNQNTWRIPATPTQYRLYKIPLGQSDTSFLTKSLKISMASYGYTTPYKIPGAKIGSDSSSKNIVIFMYYKPGQSWTPMDMLDVNIANATRSVFSPIYLEERGNDTYPIYDGNTLLSERPHAGYVKGYNMSYPLLTPTRYKYPSPSWGSFGVMLPTTAFDSTFSFEYPLWYAKLRQAASTVSISENNQNTITLEQPYPNPAYTQINIPYAISEAGQVEIIITNVVGQTMKNVINQVVSPGKYNVAIDITDLSSGMYLCILKTSKGILTSKFVVGG; from the coding sequence ATGAAGAGGTTAATTTATCTGCTTGCTCTTGTATCTATAGTAGCAGTAACGTATGCACAGAACCTACAGGTGCCAATCTCAATCCCAAAATGGTCTATTCAGGCAGTAAAGGAGGTACCTTATCCAAGAAGTCCGCTACTTCAACAAAATGGGACAAACTATAAAACCACAACTCTTGGAGAGCGGTGGTACAACTATGTTGAAGCTTCACAAATTGTACATGGTAATAGCTCTTTACCTGAAATTTTTTACATGTTCCCCGATTCTAACATTCAAGCAAGATTCGGTCCTACCGTAGCATATCCCATGCTGCATGGATATGCACTAATGTTAGATCCTAGTGCAACAGTATTTGGAAATTCCTTGGTACCTGGTTCCTCTAATTTAACAATACTAAGAAGCGGTACTTCTACATCAGGCGTATATACTTACTACCTTGACTCATTAGTAATTCCTTATTTCTATCAACGCCCACCTTCTATGCCAACTAGTATAAAAGATACTGTTGTATTGCAAATTATACCTTGTTCTAGATATGTAGCGCCTGCTTCTACTGTCGGTATTCCTGCCCAAACCCCTATGATGACAGAAGGGGGGGGACTCGCTAACTCATGGGAAAATTATTTCTTTTCGCCTACAGGAGCGTTGTGGCTCCATAGATATGGCGAGGATACTGTTAATTTCACTGCACTGGGATTTAACCAAAACACTTGGCGCATTCCTGCTACGCCTACTCAGTATAGACTATACAAAATACCTCTCGGACAAAGTGATACCAGCTTCTTAACCAAATCGTTAAAAATATCTATGGCTAGCTATGGGTATACTACTCCATATAAAATTCCAGGCGCCAAAATAGGATCAGACAGTTCTAGTAAGAACATAGTAATTTTTATGTACTATAAACCTGGTCAAAGCTGGACACCTATGGACATGCTGGATGTAAACATCGCTAATGCTACTCGAAGTGTCTTTTCACCTATTTATTTGGAAGAAAGAGGAAATGATACTTACCCTATATATGATGGTAATACTCTTTTATCGGAAAGACCGCATGCAGGTTATGTGAAAGGATATAATATGAGCTATCCTTTGCTCACTCCTACTAGATACAAGTACCCCTCTCCAAGCTGGGGCAGTTTTGGCGTTATGCTACCTACTACAGCTTTTGACTCAACATTTTCTTTTGAATATCCTCTTTGGTATGCAAAACTAAGGCAAGCCGCTTCTACAGTGTCTATTAGTGAAAATAACCAAAATACTATAACTCTTGAACAGCCTTATCCTAACCCTGCATATACACAGATTAACATCCCTTATGCCATAAGCGAAGCAGGACAAGTAGAAATTATTATTACAAATGTAGTAGGACAAACTATGAAAAATGTTATCAATCAAGTTGTTAGTCCAGGTAAGTACAATGTTGCTATTGATATTACAGATTTATCCTCAGGGATGTACCTATGCATACTTAAAACAAGCAAGGGAATATTGACGAGTAAGTTTGTAGTAGGGGGTTAG
- a CDS encoding WbqC family protein: MKEKREIILPLYYFPNIWWWNEYIQADTVYFTNMERYRKQSFRNRACIKNPQGRLNLSIPVSHYAVNEQYAAIKAANQSWKKYHYKSIYHNYRKSAFFEYYQEDLKKFFDSLDTYWIWEIAWHSIEWLLWKIKIPAKHVWLNDLEGISVDFVECMPSCQNNYMVRPYFQLFGEFIHNLSGLDALFCAGKEYFHQI; the protein is encoded by the coding sequence ATGAAAGAAAAAAGAGAAATTATTTTGCCCTTGTACTACTTTCCGAATATATGGTGGTGGAATGAATATATACAAGCAGATACGGTTTATTTTACGAACATGGAGAGATATCGTAAGCAGTCTTTTCGTAACCGTGCTTGTATAAAAAATCCACAAGGTAGATTGAATTTGAGTATTCCTGTATCACACTATGCTGTTAATGAGCAATATGCCGCTATCAAGGCAGCTAATCAAAGTTGGAAAAAATACCATTACAAAAGTATTTATCACAACTACCGTAAGTCTGCTTTTTTTGAGTACTATCAAGAGGACTTGAAAAAATTTTTTGACTCTCTCGATACTTATTGGATTTGGGAAATTGCATGGCACAGTATTGAGTGGTTATTATGGAAAATAAAAATTCCTGCTAAGCATGTTTGGCTGAATGACTTAGAAGGTATTTCAGTGGATTTTGTAGAATGTATGCCTTCTTGCCAAAATAACTATATGGTTAGACCTTACTTTCAGCTTTTTGGTGAGTTTATTCATAATTTGAGTGGATTAGATGCTTTATTTTGTGCGGGAAAAGAGTATTTTCATCAAATTTAA
- the ahcY gene encoding adenosylhomocysteinase — protein MSVIEKTAVKYKVKDLSLAEWGRKEIKLAEAEMPGLMALREEYRNIKPLKGARIAGCLHMTVQTAVLIETLVELGAEVAWSSCNIFSTQDHAAAAIAAAGIPVYAWKGQTLEEADWCTEQTLFAFKDGQPLNMILDDGGDLTNMVLDRYPHLVKGIRGITEETTTGVRRLYERMKKGTLPIPAINVNDSVTKSKFDNKYGCRESCVDAIRRATDIMIAGKVAVVAGYGDVGKGSAQSLRAAGARVIVTEIDPICALQAAMEGYEVKKMIDAVKEADIIITATGNINIITEQHFRLMKDKAIVANIGHFDTEIDVAWLNKHYGHTRDTIKPQVDKYTIDGKDIILLAQGRLMNLGCATGHPSFVMSTSFTNQVLAQIELWNNSEKYENKVYTLPKHLDEKVARLHLKKLGVELDELTPEQAEYIGVPVEGPYKPDYYRY, from the coding sequence ATGTCAGTAATAGAAAAAACAGCGGTCAAGTATAAAGTAAAAGACCTTAGCTTAGCAGAGTGGGGTAGAAAAGAAATTAAGCTAGCCGAAGCAGAGATGCCCGGACTAATGGCATTACGTGAAGAGTACAGAAACATAAAACCCCTCAAAGGGGCAAGAATCGCAGGATGTCTACACATGACGGTACAAACTGCCGTATTGATTGAAACTTTGGTGGAGTTAGGTGCAGAAGTAGCTTGGTCTTCCTGCAATATCTTTTCTACTCAAGATCATGCCGCAGCCGCTATAGCTGCTGCAGGTATTCCTGTCTATGCGTGGAAAGGACAAACCCTCGAAGAAGCAGACTGGTGCACAGAACAAACCTTGTTTGCTTTCAAGGATGGGCAACCCCTTAACATGATCCTAGATGATGGGGGCGACCTAACTAACATGGTTTTAGACAGATATCCTCATTTAGTCAAAGGTATAAGGGGAATTACCGAAGAAACCACCACAGGCGTACGCCGCTTATATGAACGCATGAAAAAAGGAACCTTGCCCATTCCAGCTATTAATGTCAATGATTCTGTAACCAAATCTAAATTTGATAACAAATATGGCTGCCGTGAATCTTGTGTAGATGCCATTCGCAGGGCAACAGACATTATGATTGCAGGAAAAGTAGCCGTAGTAGCAGGATACGGAGACGTAGGAAAAGGTTCTGCCCAATCACTTCGTGCCGCAGGAGCAAGAGTAATTGTAACTGAAATTGACCCTATTTGTGCTTTACAGGCAGCTATGGAAGGCTACGAAGTCAAAAAAATGATAGATGCAGTTAAAGAAGCTGACATCATCATAACAGCTACAGGTAATATCAACATTATCACAGAACAACACTTTCGCTTAATGAAAGACAAAGCTATCGTAGCTAACATCGGACATTTTGATACTGAAATTGATGTAGCTTGGCTAAACAAACACTACGGACACACTCGGGATACAATTAAGCCCCAAGTAGATAAATACACTATTGACGGCAAAGACATTATTTTGCTTGCACAAGGTAGGTTAATGAATTTAGGTTGTGCCACGGGGCATCCCTCTTTTGTAATGTCTACTTCATTTACTAACCAAGTTCTTGCACAAATAGAATTGTGGAACAACAGTGAAAAGTATGAAAATAAGGTCTATACGCTGCCCAAACATCTTGATGAAAAAGTAGCTCGTTTGCATCTCAAAAAACTAGGCGTAGAGTTAGACGAACTCACTCCTGAGCAAGCTGAATACATCGGTGTGCCTGTAGAAGGCCCCTACAAACCTGATTACTACCGTTACTAA